Proteins encoded by one window of Homo sapiens chromosome 10, GRCh38.p14 Primary Assembly:
- the LOC124902531 gene encoding uncharacterized protein LOC124902531: protein MKKRRSNILMKVTARTWHCGFWASCSELLLQTPASSQGSPVVPNNQVCQRKHVAASGIPGSHHRKNVPVSGIRGSHHRKHVAASDIQGSYCMKHVPASNIPGSHHMKHVPASSILGSHHMKHVAESGIWGSHHGKHQAASGIRVPITGSTCLCLAADGIQGSHHGKHVAASGIPGSHHRKNVPVSGIRGSHHRKHVAASDIWGSYCMKHVPASSIPGSHHRKHVAASGCVWYLGFPSWEAHACIWYTGFIYFPALILYLNPSSISYEFLFSSICTLLSTS from the exons ATGAAGAAAAGACGCTCCAACATCCTCATGAAGGTCACAGCAAGA ACCTGGCACTGTGGATTCTGGGCCTCCTGCTCTGAGCTGCTGCTCCAGACACCTGCCAGCAGCCAGGGGTCGCCGGTGGTGCCAAATAACCAGGTGTGTCAGAG AAAGCACGTGGCTGCATCTGGTATACCAGGTTCCCATCACAGGAAGAATGTGCCTGTGTCTGGTATACGGGGTTCCCATCACAGGAAGCACGTGGCTGCATCTGATATACAGGGTTCCTACTGCATGAAGCACGTGCCTGCATCTAATATACCGGGTTCCCATCACATGAAGCACGTGCCTGCATCTAGTATACTGGGTTCCCATCACATGAAGCACGTGGCTGAGTCTGGTATATGGGGTTCCCATCATGGGAAGCACCAGGCTGCATCTGGTATACGGGTTCCCATTACAGGAAGCACGTGTCTGTGTCTGGCTGCGGACGGTATACAGGGTTCTCATCACGGAAAGCACGTGGCTGCATCTGGTATACCAGGTTCCCATCACAGGAAGAATGTGCCTGTGTCTGGTATACGGGGTTCCCATCACAGGAAGCATGTGGCTGCATCCGATATATGGGGTTCCTACTGCATGAAGCACGTGCCTGCGTCTAGTATACCGGGTTCCCATCACAGGAAGCACGTGGCTGCATCTGGCTGCGTCTGGTATCTGGGGTTCCCATCATGGGAAGCACATGCCTGCATCTGGTATactggtttcatttattttcctgccCTTATTCTGTACCTGAACCCATCATCTATTTCTTacgaatttttattttcatcaatatGTACACTTCTATCAACTTCCTAA